Proteins encoded within one genomic window of Triticum aestivum cultivar Chinese Spring chromosome 2D, IWGSC CS RefSeq v2.1, whole genome shotgun sequence:
- the LOC123048983 gene encoding B3 domain-containing protein Os06g0194400-like isoform X2: MDEPNSYEEQRRRQVEENERKLEELRLHRLSAAVREAAVKPMPTKELKLRYLRAPPPPTRRSGRVASLPKQPDYRDKKAPRRGLPPDRVYATDEARDYAFTKAKELNNQLSSAHPSFIKPMTRSYATGHLLTIPQQFKKSYLPWFDEMIFLVDEEDGEFPMPYMAQHGAIGSGWNLFAIGHKLADGDCLVFQQVQRTKFKDGNI, translated from the exons ATGGATGAACCCAACTCGTACGAGGAGCAGCGCAGGAGGCAGGTGGAGGAGAATGAGCGGAAGCTGGAGGAGCTGCGCCTGCACCGCCTCTCCGCCGCCGTGCGCGAGGCCGCCGTCAAGCCCATGCCG ACCAAGGAGCTGAAGCTGCGGTATcttcgcgcgccgccgcccccgacccGGCGGTCCGGCCGCGTCGCCAGTCTCCCCAAGCAACCCGATTACCGCGACAAGAAAGCCCCGAG AAGGGGATTACCACCTGATCGTGTGTACGCGACCGACGAAGCTAGAGACTACGCCTTCACCAAGGCCAAAGAGCTCAATAACCAGCTGTCCTCCGCTCACCCCTCCTTCATCAAGCCCATGACCCGTAGTTATGCCACGGGTCACCTGCTG ACCATCCCGCAGCAATTCAAGAAGAGCTATCTCCCATGGTTTGATGAGATGATCTTTCTGGTGGATGAAGAGGATGGGGAGTTTCCCATGCCTTACATGGCGCAACATGGTGCCATCGGCTCTGGGTGGAACTTGTTCGCCATCGGTCACAAGCTGGCTGATGGTGATTGCTTGGTGTTCCAGCAAGTCCAGAGGACAAAGTTTAAG GATGGAAATATATGA
- the LOC123048983 gene encoding B3 domain-containing protein Os06g0194400-like isoform X1, whose amino-acid sequence MDEPNSYEEQRRRQVEENERKLEELRLHRLSAAVREAAVKPMPTKELKLRYLRAPPPPTRRSGRVASLPKQPDYRDKKAPRRGLPPDRVYATDEARDYAFTKAKELNNQLSSAHPSFIKPMTRSYATGHLLTIPQQFKKSYLPWFDEMIFLVDEEDGEFPMPYMAQHGAIGSGWNLFAIGHKLADGDCLVFQQVQRTKFKCLAGWKYMTEAKINGSLAVLKFNLLTWNEEW is encoded by the exons ATGGATGAACCCAACTCGTACGAGGAGCAGCGCAGGAGGCAGGTGGAGGAGAATGAGCGGAAGCTGGAGGAGCTGCGCCTGCACCGCCTCTCCGCCGCCGTGCGCGAGGCCGCCGTCAAGCCCATGCCG ACCAAGGAGCTGAAGCTGCGGTATcttcgcgcgccgccgcccccgacccGGCGGTCCGGCCGCGTCGCCAGTCTCCCCAAGCAACCCGATTACCGCGACAAGAAAGCCCCGAG AAGGGGATTACCACCTGATCGTGTGTACGCGACCGACGAAGCTAGAGACTACGCCTTCACCAAGGCCAAAGAGCTCAATAACCAGCTGTCCTCCGCTCACCCCTCCTTCATCAAGCCCATGACCCGTAGTTATGCCACGGGTCACCTGCTG ACCATCCCGCAGCAATTCAAGAAGAGCTATCTCCCATGGTTTGATGAGATGATCTTTCTGGTGGATGAAGAGGATGGGGAGTTTCCCATGCCTTACATGGCGCAACATGGTGCCATCGGCTCTGGGTGGAACTTGTTCGCCATCGGTCACAAGCTGGCTGATGGTGATTGCTTGGTGTTCCAGCAAGTCCAGAGGACAAAGTTTAAG TGCCTTGCAGGATGGAAATATATGACTGAAGCGAAGATCAATGGGAGCCTTGCTGTCCTGAAGTTTAATCTATTAACATGGAATGAAGAATGGTAG